A stretch of Corallococcus macrosporus DNA encodes these proteins:
- a CDS encoding DUF4846 domain-containing protein — translation MGAFRPLMILASLLTAALPLASCEAAGRAAVAPRVATAEERARYPWLTAGVKVRALEETFAPPEGYTRVPLEAGSFGAWLRGLPLRPEGTPVLDFRGGTVLAGSDARLAAVGELDVGTANLQQCADSILRLHAEWRWASGHSERIAYRFTSGHLASWPRYAAGERARVSGAKVTWVPGGAVDSSRAAFRNYLDLLFTYAGTLSIQAEGARPTREQLRPGDFFVLGGSPGHTVLVLDVATNAKGERVALVGQGFTPAQDFHVLAGRDGPWFSLEGDSVATPFWASFPMTSLRRLPSP, via the coding sequence ATGGGAGCCTTCCGTCCCTTGATGATCCTGGCCTCCCTGCTCACCGCCGCGCTGCCCCTGGCGAGCTGTGAAGCGGCCGGACGGGCGGCGGTCGCACCTCGCGTCGCCACGGCCGAGGAGCGGGCGCGCTATCCATGGCTGACGGCCGGCGTGAAGGTGCGCGCGCTGGAGGAGACCTTCGCGCCTCCGGAGGGCTACACGCGCGTGCCGCTGGAGGCAGGCTCCTTTGGCGCGTGGCTGCGCGGCCTGCCGCTGAGGCCCGAGGGCACCCCCGTGCTCGACTTCCGGGGCGGTACGGTGCTGGCGGGCTCGGACGCGCGGCTCGCGGCGGTGGGGGAGCTGGACGTGGGCACCGCCAACCTCCAGCAGTGCGCGGACTCCATCCTGCGCCTCCATGCCGAGTGGCGCTGGGCCTCCGGCCACTCGGAGCGCATCGCCTACCGCTTCACCAGCGGCCACCTGGCGTCCTGGCCCCGGTACGCGGCGGGAGAGCGGGCGCGCGTCTCCGGCGCGAAGGTGACGTGGGTGCCGGGCGGCGCGGTGGACAGCTCGCGCGCGGCGTTCCGGAACTACCTGGACCTGCTCTTCACCTACGCGGGCACGCTGTCCATCCAGGCCGAGGGCGCGCGGCCCACGCGGGAGCAGCTGCGCCCCGGGGACTTCTTCGTCCTGGGCGGCAGCCCCGGCCACACCGTGCTCGTGCTGGACGTGGCCACCAACGCGAAGGGGGAGCGCGTGGCGCTGGTGGGCCAGGGCTTCACCCCCGCGCAGGACTTCCACGTGCTGGCGGGGCGGGACGGGCCCTGGTTCTCCCTGGAGGGGGACAGCGTGGCGACGCCCTTCTGGGCGTCCTTCCCGATGACGTCGCTGCGCCGCCTGCCGTCGCCGTAG
- a CDS encoding CDP-alcohol phosphatidyltransferase family protein produces MHRRASLVLLNTLSLSRLPLAAVFIAVSDLRLRALLVVLAAGTDFLDGWIARHRGLATRLGALIDPVADRAFMVTAFIVCLLDGLIGPVELTLLLVRDIGTAIGFTVARLRPDMRAIELKARMLGKLVTALQLAVLLCVLLYPPLVRPLVALVALLSLASVVDYTRAVWRQRQRRELPPSRPSSRIPHGPTGAPMGSVRE; encoded by the coding sequence ATGCACCGTCGGGCAAGCCTCGTGCTGCTCAATACGCTGTCCCTGTCGCGACTGCCGCTCGCCGCGGTGTTCATCGCGGTGTCGGACCTGCGCCTGCGGGCCTTGCTGGTGGTGCTGGCGGCGGGGACGGACTTCCTGGACGGCTGGATTGCCCGGCACCGGGGACTGGCCACGCGCCTGGGGGCGCTCATCGACCCGGTGGCGGACCGCGCCTTCATGGTGACGGCCTTCATCGTGTGTCTGCTGGACGGGCTCATCGGGCCGGTGGAGCTGACGCTGCTGCTCGTGCGTGACATCGGCACGGCCATCGGCTTCACCGTCGCCAGGCTGCGGCCGGACATGCGGGCCATCGAGCTCAAGGCGCGGATGCTGGGCAAGCTCGTCACGGCGCTTCAGCTCGCGGTGCTGCTGTGCGTGCTGCTCTACCCACCGCTGGTGCGTCCGCTCGTGGCGCTCGTCGCGCTGCTGTCGCTGGCGTCGGTGGTGGACTACACGCGCGCGGTGTGGCGTCAGCGTCAGCGCCGGGAACTGCCGCCGTCCCGGCCGTCCTCGCGCATTCCCCATGGGCCGACGGGCGCGCCCATGGGGTCCGTGCGGGAGTGA
- a CDS encoding S8 family serine peptidase, which translates to MKRWLWLGLGLSGLVASGCGSDPVPVPIIQPQACPGTAEAALPTPAVSALSTDTSADGVIITYKPKVSASALAASADIAAAVEREGGTVRRRIPNLHMVSARLSPAAIAAMKLRPDVVSVTPNRRVHAMGLPTPPPVASWQGAFSTQGSVGEYTEGLKMVQAPLVWDANNDGVIDPGAPTGEGVKVCVIDSGWDSKHPELKAAFLKGKDFVDNDDDPSDQSVSQGVVTVGGGHGTHVSATILAQLGAGSGARVGPGEDPNGVVGVAPGASLLVARVLDTDGGGRTDDVIAAVDWCNSEGARIASLSLGAPDPQEDEQAVFEKVWNNGNGMLSIAASGNDGKRGIAYPGAYLPAVMAVGAVDLKGEYAPFSQYGQELSVVGPGVNVLSATVLGAASLSHLTAASVNVTSSPLTYTAQGTYTGRLVNCGLGADRASCGEAATCDGFVAYVDRGDLFFEEKARNVIQAGARAVIIGNNVEEDGDGTFTLGSANSHWVPTVSVSLASGAALKGLVGQEVTVSITGLDYQRESGTSMATPHVSGVAALVFSARPDLSAAHVRAVLEKTAQDDKTAPGVDEKYGHGLVQAAKAVALARTLPQGGGPLPLP; encoded by the coding sequence ATGAAGCGTTGGCTTTGGCTTGGGCTCGGGTTGTCCGGACTGGTGGCGAGCGGCTGCGGCTCTGACCCGGTTCCCGTCCCCATCATCCAGCCCCAGGCGTGTCCTGGCACCGCGGAGGCGGCGCTGCCGACCCCGGCGGTGTCCGCGCTGAGCACGGACACCTCGGCGGACGGGGTCATCATCACCTACAAGCCGAAGGTGTCCGCGAGCGCGCTGGCGGCGTCGGCGGACATCGCGGCGGCCGTGGAGCGCGAGGGCGGCACGGTGCGGCGCCGCATCCCGAACCTGCACATGGTGTCCGCGCGCCTGTCGCCGGCGGCCATCGCGGCGATGAAGCTGCGCCCGGACGTGGTCTCCGTGACGCCCAACCGCCGCGTGCACGCGATGGGGCTGCCCACGCCGCCGCCGGTGGCGTCGTGGCAGGGCGCGTTCAGCACGCAGGGCTCGGTGGGCGAGTACACCGAGGGGCTGAAGATGGTCCAGGCCCCGCTGGTGTGGGACGCGAACAACGACGGCGTCATCGACCCCGGCGCGCCCACGGGCGAGGGCGTGAAGGTGTGCGTCATCGACAGCGGCTGGGACAGCAAGCACCCGGAGCTGAAGGCGGCGTTCCTCAAGGGCAAGGACTTCGTCGACAACGACGACGACCCGAGCGACCAGAGCGTGTCCCAGGGCGTGGTGACGGTGGGCGGCGGCCACGGCACGCACGTGTCCGCGACCATCCTGGCGCAGCTCGGTGCGGGCTCCGGCGCGCGCGTGGGGCCGGGCGAGGATCCCAACGGCGTGGTGGGCGTGGCGCCGGGCGCGTCGCTGCTCGTCGCTCGCGTGCTGGACACGGATGGCGGCGGCAGGACGGATGACGTCATCGCGGCGGTGGACTGGTGCAACTCGGAAGGGGCGCGCATCGCCTCGCTGTCGCTGGGCGCGCCGGACCCGCAGGAGGACGAGCAGGCCGTGTTCGAGAAGGTCTGGAACAACGGCAACGGCATGCTGTCCATCGCGGCCAGCGGCAACGACGGCAAGCGCGGCATCGCCTATCCCGGCGCGTACCTGCCGGCGGTGATGGCGGTGGGCGCGGTGGACCTGAAGGGCGAGTACGCGCCCTTCTCGCAGTACGGCCAGGAGCTGTCCGTGGTGGGGCCGGGCGTGAACGTGCTGAGCGCCACGGTGCTGGGGGCGGCGTCGCTGTCCCATCTGACCGCGGCGTCGGTGAACGTCACCTCGTCTCCGCTCACGTACACCGCGCAGGGCACGTACACGGGCCGGCTGGTCAACTGCGGCCTGGGCGCGGACCGCGCGTCGTGCGGTGAGGCGGCCACGTGCGACGGCTTCGTCGCGTACGTGGACCGCGGCGACCTGTTCTTCGAGGAGAAGGCGCGCAACGTCATCCAGGCCGGCGCGCGCGCGGTCATCATCGGCAACAACGTGGAGGAGGACGGCGACGGCACCTTCACGCTGGGCTCCGCGAACTCGCACTGGGTGCCCACGGTGTCGGTGTCGCTGGCGTCCGGCGCGGCCCTCAAGGGGCTGGTGGGCCAGGAGGTCACGGTGTCCATCACCGGCCTGGACTACCAGCGCGAGTCGGGCACCTCCATGGCCACCCCGCACGTGTCGGGCGTCGCGGCGCTGGTGTTCAGCGCCCGGCCGGACCTGAGCGCCGCGCACGTGCGCGCGGTGCTGGAGAAGACGGCGCAGGACGACAAGACGGCGCCGGGCGTGGATGAGAAGTACGGCCATGGCCTGGTGCAGGCGGCCAAGGCCGTGGCGCTGGCGCGCACGCTGCCCCAGGGCGGCGGTCCGCTCCCGCTGCCGTAG
- the glpD gene encoding glycerol-3-phosphate dehydrogenase, producing the protein MRSESAVRSLPASTEVPAPPSRADRLRSLGSESFDLLVIGGGVTGAGAARDAALRGLKVALVEREDFASGTSSRSSRLIHGGLRYLEHGHLGLVFESSIERRRLLTLAPHLVRPLAFIWPVYAGARVPRWKLNAGLMLYDALSLFRNVKAYQRLSLKQVVEAEPGIRAEGLKGGARYYDAATDDARLTLANALGASEAGAVVLNHASVKRLVLEDGKAKGAVVVDHLTGLEHTVRARAVVNATGPWSDEIRKLDSEKAHVGPSVRGSKGVHIAVPRSRLNIGDALTLLSPVDGRVMFILPADAFTLIGTTETATRAHPAEVRASEADVAYLLASANAFFPEAHLTREDMVSAWAGIRPLAASGYHGNSDAGSASREHSIDVSPSGVLAISGGKLTTFRVMARDVVNAVERHLALPHKKPVTHEQPLPGGDLLKLDAELAAARQEVGDAATGEHLVRAYGSRWRAVWALTRETPMLAEPLVEGLPYRRAEAVWGVTHEMVQTLADLLIRRLKVAFETRDQGRAAAVRAAEVMAPLLGWDAAEMERQLAVYAVDAQRIFGVDPSDA; encoded by the coding sequence GTGCGTTCCGAATCCGCCGTCCGTTCGCTGCCTGCTTCCACGGAGGTTCCCGCCCCGCCTTCGCGGGCCGACCGCCTGCGCTCGCTGGGGAGCGAGTCCTTCGACCTGCTCGTCATTGGCGGCGGGGTGACGGGGGCGGGGGCCGCCCGGGACGCGGCGCTGCGGGGCCTGAAGGTGGCCCTGGTGGAGCGCGAGGACTTCGCCAGCGGGACGTCCAGCCGTTCATCGCGGCTCATCCACGGCGGCCTGCGCTACCTGGAGCACGGCCACCTGGGGCTCGTCTTCGAGTCGAGCATCGAGCGGCGCCGCCTGCTCACCCTGGCGCCCCACCTGGTGCGGCCGCTGGCGTTCATCTGGCCGGTGTACGCGGGGGCTCGCGTGCCGCGCTGGAAGCTCAACGCGGGCCTCATGCTGTACGACGCCCTGTCCCTGTTCCGGAATGTGAAGGCCTATCAGCGCCTGTCCCTCAAGCAGGTGGTGGAGGCCGAGCCCGGCATCCGCGCCGAGGGGCTCAAGGGCGGCGCCCGCTACTACGACGCGGCCACCGACGACGCGCGCCTCACGCTGGCCAACGCGCTGGGCGCGAGCGAGGCCGGCGCGGTGGTGCTCAACCACGCGTCCGTGAAGCGGCTGGTGCTGGAGGACGGCAAGGCGAAGGGCGCGGTGGTGGTGGATCACCTCACCGGCCTGGAGCACACCGTGCGCGCGCGCGCCGTCGTCAACGCGACCGGCCCGTGGAGCGATGAGATCCGCAAGCTGGATTCGGAGAAGGCCCACGTGGGCCCCTCGGTGCGCGGCAGCAAGGGCGTGCACATCGCCGTGCCCCGCTCGCGGCTGAACATCGGGGACGCGCTCACGCTCTTGTCCCCCGTGGACGGGCGCGTGATGTTCATCCTGCCCGCGGACGCGTTCACCCTCATCGGCACGACGGAGACGGCCACCCGCGCCCATCCGGCCGAGGTGCGCGCGAGCGAGGCGGACGTCGCCTACCTGCTGGCTTCCGCGAACGCCTTCTTCCCGGAAGCCCACCTCACCCGCGAGGACATGGTCAGCGCCTGGGCCGGCATCCGCCCGCTCGCCGCGAGCGGCTACCACGGCAACAGCGACGCGGGCAGCGCCAGCCGCGAGCACTCCATCGACGTGAGCCCGTCCGGCGTGCTGGCCATCAGTGGCGGCAAGCTCACCACCTTCCGGGTCATGGCCCGCGACGTGGTCAACGCCGTGGAGCGCCACCTGGCCCTGCCGCACAAGAAGCCCGTCACCCACGAGCAGCCCCTGCCGGGCGGTGACCTGTTGAAGCTGGACGCGGAGCTCGCGGCGGCTCGACAGGAGGTAGGGGACGCGGCCACGGGTGAGCACCTGGTGCGCGCGTATGGCAGCCGCTGGCGCGCGGTGTGGGCGCTCACGCGGGAGACGCCGATGCTGGCCGAGCCGCTGGTGGAGGGCCTGCCGTACCGCCGCGCCGAGGCCGTGTGGGGCGTGACCCATGAGATGGTCCAGACGCTGGCCGACCTGCTCATCCGTCGGCTCAAGGTCGCGTTCGAGACGCGCGACCAGGGCCGCGCCGCCGCCGTCCGCGCCGCGGAGGTGATGGCGCCCCTGCTGGGCTGGGACGCGGCGGAGATGGAGCGGCAGCTGGCGGTCTACGCCGTGGACGCCCAGCGCATCTTCGGCGTGGATCCCTCCGACGCCTGA
- a CDS encoding TonB-dependent receptor has protein sequence MLLIAFATLSTSLHAAPLAAQEEPRLETTSHAVTEATEEQQQPEEQQRKQRSTVVRGTRPAQSASEVTLGRDILDTAPRTSATDVLRVVPGLVASQHSGEGKAQQLFLRGFDALHGQDVELNVGGLPVNEVSHIHALGYADTNFVIPELVQSLEVTEGSYRAFQGDFAVAGTVRMDLGAREKGVEFAGTLGQFNTRRLVVTVRPGEDPGTFAAAELAESDGFGPQRGYGRAALLAQANLDLGHGLSARILGGSYVTRFDSPGVVREDDLEAGRRTFYSGSFPRQGGTVSRHQLLIGVDLPREGAARTKLEAFGILSDLRLRNNFTGYRVDDRGDGLEQTNGGSTLGLRVEHRRQVTLFDHPVALELGLGGRRDGIHQTQRRYRETDGTFFADEVDADLTQTDVWGYAEARVPVGRWAFRLGGRADALGVEVFDALAFRDPRYYDGQGYSRSAFGMHWGAKAGVEYALTDTWALFASYGDGFRSPQARSLAEGEQAPFVNVHGAELGTRKDGERLSFQASVFGSQVADDFFFDHTVGTTVFTGETLRTGISAALQARPLDGVTAALSATVANATVTKTDAKLPYFAPLVARADVGWEKPLSGIGSVLSVGAGLTLIGPRPLPFDEYSRTVFLADAQVALRKGALALRLDVKNLLNTRWRDGEFVYSSRFDPSAQPSLVPARHFTAGAPRVASLTLEVHL, from the coding sequence ATGTTGCTCATCGCGTTCGCCACGCTCTCGACGAGTCTTCACGCAGCGCCCCTCGCCGCCCAGGAGGAGCCGCGCCTGGAGACCACCAGCCATGCGGTGACAGAAGCCACGGAGGAACAGCAGCAACCCGAGGAGCAACAGCGCAAGCAGCGCTCCACGGTGGTGCGAGGCACGCGTCCGGCACAGAGCGCCTCCGAGGTCACGCTCGGCCGGGACATCCTGGATACGGCTCCGCGCACGAGCGCGACGGACGTGCTCCGCGTCGTCCCGGGCCTCGTGGCCTCGCAGCACAGCGGCGAGGGCAAGGCGCAGCAGCTCTTCCTCCGGGGCTTCGACGCGCTCCACGGCCAGGACGTGGAGCTGAACGTCGGGGGCCTGCCGGTGAACGAGGTGAGCCACATCCACGCGCTCGGCTACGCGGACACCAACTTCGTCATCCCGGAGCTCGTCCAATCCCTGGAGGTGACGGAGGGCTCCTACCGGGCGTTCCAGGGGGACTTCGCGGTCGCGGGAACGGTGCGCATGGACCTGGGCGCGCGGGAGAAGGGCGTGGAGTTCGCGGGCACGCTCGGCCAGTTCAACACGCGCCGGCTCGTCGTGACGGTGCGCCCGGGTGAAGACCCCGGCACCTTCGCGGCGGCGGAGCTCGCGGAGAGTGACGGCTTCGGTCCCCAGCGAGGCTACGGCCGGGCCGCCCTGCTCGCCCAGGCGAACCTGGACCTGGGCCACGGCCTGAGTGCGCGCATCCTGGGAGGCAGCTACGTCACGCGCTTCGACTCTCCGGGCGTGGTGCGCGAGGACGACCTCGAAGCCGGGCGCCGCACGTTCTACTCCGGCTCCTTCCCGCGCCAGGGCGGCACGGTGTCCCGGCATCAGCTCCTCATCGGCGTGGACCTGCCGCGCGAAGGCGCCGCGCGCACGAAGCTGGAGGCCTTCGGAATCCTCTCGGACCTGCGCCTGCGCAACAACTTCACGGGCTATCGGGTGGACGACCGGGGCGACGGCCTGGAGCAGACGAACGGCGGCTCCACGCTGGGCCTGCGCGTCGAACACCGCCGCCAGGTCACCCTCTTCGACCACCCCGTCGCGCTGGAGCTGGGCCTGGGAGGGCGGCGCGATGGCATCCACCAGACGCAACGCCGCTACCGGGAGACGGACGGCACGTTCTTCGCGGACGAAGTGGACGCGGACCTCACGCAGACGGACGTGTGGGGTTACGCCGAAGCAAGGGTGCCCGTGGGCCGCTGGGCCTTCCGGCTGGGAGGCCGGGCGGACGCGTTGGGCGTGGAGGTCTTCGACGCGCTCGCCTTCCGCGACCCGCGCTACTACGACGGGCAGGGCTACTCGCGCAGCGCCTTCGGGATGCACTGGGGCGCGAAGGCCGGCGTCGAATACGCGCTCACGGACACGTGGGCCCTCTTCGCCAGCTACGGGGACGGCTTCCGTTCGCCGCAGGCGCGAAGCCTGGCGGAAGGCGAACAGGCCCCCTTCGTCAACGTTCACGGCGCGGAGCTGGGCACCCGGAAGGACGGAGAACGTCTGTCCTTCCAGGCGAGCGTCTTCGGCTCGCAGGTGGCGGACGACTTCTTCTTCGACCACACGGTGGGCACCACCGTCTTCACGGGAGAGACGCTGCGCACGGGCATTTCCGCGGCGCTGCAGGCGCGTCCGCTCGACGGAGTCACCGCCGCGCTGAGCGCCACGGTGGCGAACGCGACGGTGACGAAGACGGACGCGAAGCTCCCCTACTTCGCGCCCCTGGTCGCGCGAGCGGACGTGGGATGGGAGAAGCCCCTGTCCGGCATCGGCTCCGTGCTGTCCGTGGGAGCGGGCCTCACGCTCATCGGCCCCAGGCCCCTGCCCTTCGACGAATACAGCCGCACGGTGTTCCTCGCGGACGCGCAGGTCGCGCTGCGCAAGGGAGCGCTCGCGTTGCGGCTCGATGTGAAGAACCTGCTCAACACGCGCTGGCGCGACGGCGAGTTCGTCTACAGCTCACGCTTCGACCCCAGCGCCCAGCCCAGCCTCGTTCCAGCCAGACATTTCACCGCGGGGGCGCCACGTGTGGCCTCGCTCACCCTGGAGGTCCACCTGTGA